The nucleotide sequence GATAAGCATTTTACTATTAACCTGATTTAATAGGATTGAAATGAAAGATACTAATAGCGTACGGTTAGAAGAAGACTTATTGGGCACCAAAGAAGTATCCAATCAGTGTTATTACGGCATTCACACCCTGCGTGCCATCGAGAACTTTAAGCTCAGTCATCAAAAAATTTCGGATGTTCCTGAATTAGTCCGCGGTATGGTTATCACTAAAAAAGCGGCCGCCATGGCCAATAGTGAATTAGGCGCAATAAGCCAAGAAGTTGCCGATAAGATTATTGCGGCATGCGATTTAATTTTAACGACTGGCAAATTTATTGATCAATTCCCTGTCGATGTTTATCAAGGCGGCGCTGGTACTTCAGTCAATATGAACACCAATGAAGTGGTTGCCAACGTAGCGCTTGAGCTCATGGGTCTTGAAAAAGGCCGTTACGATGTGATTAACCCTAACGATCATGTCAATAAGAGCCAGTCTACCAACGACGCTTACCCAACGGGTTTCCGTATTGCCGTCATCAATAGTACCGATCTGTTGCTTGAAACTTTGTCTGATCTCATCGATGCCTTCGATGCTAAAGCCAAAGAATTCAAAATTGTATTAAAGATGGGCCGCACCCAGCTGCAAGATGCTGTGCCTATGACCTTAGGCCAAGAGTTCCATGCCTTTGCCGTGACTCTGCGCGAAGAAATTAAGTCTATCAAGCTGTGCCAAGGCTTGTTATTGGAAGTGAACTTAGGCGCAACCGCTATTGGTACCGGTCTTAACACGCCATTAGGCTACTCAAGCTTAGCCATTCAGCGTCTGGCTGAAATCACTGGCCGCGCTTATGTGCCTGCCGATGACTTAATTGAAGCGACCTCAGATTGCGGCGCTTACGTCATGCTGCACAGTGCCATTAAGCGCATGGCAGTTAAAATGTCGAAGATTTGTAACGATTTACGCTTACTGTCATCTGGTCCACGCACCGGCCTTAAAGAGATTAATCTGCCAGAACTGCAAGCCGGTTCATCCATCATGCCAGCCAAGGTTAATCCTGTGATCCCAGAGGTTGTCAATCAAGTGGCCTTTAAGATTGTTGGCAATGACATCACTATCACTATGGCGGCAGAAGCCGGTCAATTACAGCTTAACGTGATGGAGCCTGTGATTGGTCAGGCCATGTTTGAGTCGTTAAGTTTACTGGGCAATGCGTGTGTATCGCTGCGCGAGAAATGCGTCTCTGGCATTACCGCCAACCCAGAAATCTGCATGAGCCATGTGATGAACTCTATCGGCATTGTGACTTATCTGAACCCAATTTTAGGTCATCATGAAGGCGATATTATTGGCAAGATTTGCGCTCAAACCGGCAAGAATGTGCGTGAAGTCGTGCTAGAGCGCGGCCTATTAACCGCCGAAGAACTTGATGAGATTTTGTCAGTTGAAAACCTCATGAATCCTAAATATCAGGCCAAGCGCAAGTTAAGCAAAGCGTAACTCTTGATGACTCGGGCTGAGATAACTCTCAGCCCACCACTTAAAGCAACGGATGAACAAACCAGAGAGACCTTAGCAGGCATTCGAAACTGCTCAAGGATAAAAACAACAAAAAAGAGCTAAAATCATGATAATACTAGAATTAGTCGTGCTATTCGGCGCGATTTTCCTCGGAGCTCGCATGGGCAGCATGGGCATAGGCTTTGCTGGCGGTGTAGGCGTTCTTATTTTAACTATGGGCTTAGGCTTAACCCCAGGCTCAATTCCTATCGATGTAATCCTTATCATCATGGCGGTAATTACTGCCATTGCTGCTATGCAAGTCTCTGGCGGTATGGACTATTTAGTAGCACAAGCTGAAAAATTATTGCGTCGTCACCCAAAGCAAATCACCTTTTTAGCGCCTGTGGTCACCTATTTTATGACCCTGTTCGCAGGTACTGGTCACACAGCATTTTCGACCTTACCCGTGATTGCTGAAGTGGCTAAAGAGCAAGGCATTCGTCCATCACGCCCATTATCAATTGCTGTGGTTGCATCGCAAATTGCGATTACTGCCTCACCGATTTCAGCGGCAGTAGTATTTTTCTCTGGCATCTTAGATCCACTTGGCGTTGATTATTTAGTGCTGCTGGCTATCTGTATTCCATCAACCTTTATCGCTTGTATGGTCGGCGCTGTCGTTGCCAATTTAATGGGTAAGGAACTGGCTGACGATCCTATCTATCAAGATCGTTTAGCTAAAGGCTTAGTGAAAATCCGCGGCAAAACTAAAGTGGAAATCCAGCCTTGCGCCAAGCGTTCAGTGCTCATTTTCTTAGTGGCGATTGCCACCGTTATGGCTTACGCCACTGCGATTTCTGACATGGTTGGCTTAATCTCTAACCCTGTGCTGCCACGTGACTCAGCCATTATGGTGATCATGCTGACGGCCGCTGCCGCCATCACCATTTTCTGCCGCGTAGATGCTGGTGAAATCTCTAACGCCGCCACCTTTAAATCAGGCATGTCTGCTTGTGTGTGCGTATTAGGTGTAGCTTGGTTAGGCGATACCTTCGTATCTAATCATATCAACGAAATTAAAGAGTTATCAGGCAGCTTACTGGAAACCCAACCTTGGATGTTATCCGTTGCCTTATTCTTTGCTTCTATGCTGCTCTACTCACAAGGCGCCACCACCAAAGCCTTAATGCCTGCGGCATTAGCTATCGGTGTTAGCCCATTAACGGCCATTGCTTCATTTGCTGCCGTTAGCGCCCTGTTCGTATTACCAACTTACCCAACCTTGTTAGCAGCGGTTGAGATGGACGATACCGGTTCAACCCGTATTGGTAAGGCAGTATTTAACCATCCGTTCCTCATCCCAGGTGTTATCACTATTGCAACCAGCGTGGCCTTAGGCTTCGTATTTGGCGGCATGATGTTATAGCGCCATATTGTGACCTGCTATCAAGGGGTCAAGCGAGCCGTCAACCCATGCAAGCATGATGACGGCTTAACTCAACCAGGAAAAACTTGGGTCTAGGGGCGGCGATTAACTCCTAGTCCAAGCCAGTAAAAGGTGAATTGATGTCAACCAAAAACCGAGTCCCTACCGCGATTAATGGCGGGCCATTTGGCCAAGCATGGTCGGCGAAAGCCGATGGTTTACAGAGTCTAACCGGTATTATTCTGGGCGCTTTCTTGTTAGTGCACATGCATTTTGAGGCGAGCATTTTATTAGGTAAAGATGCCTTCTATCACGTAGTGCAACTACTTGAAGGCGGCATGTTTACTGAAAGTGGTCATGGTATCCCTGTAGTGACTCAAATATTTTCTGTGGTGATTTTAGCCATAGTGTTAATTCACGCGGCCTTTGCTTTACGCCGCTTTCCCGTCCAAATTGGTCAATGGCGCGCGCTGCGTGGCTTTATGGTCAACATTAAACATGGTGACACCCGCATTTGGTTTTGGCAGATGGTGACCGGCTTCTTGCTGTTTTTCTTAGTGTCAGTGCATCTTGGAACCATGATTTTAAACCCAGAAATTGGCCCACATCTGTCGGCTGAGCGCGTCTATCACGACAACGCTTGGTTACTGTATGTGCTGCTATTACCCATAGTACTTATCCACGGTTTATTTGGTTTATACCGAGTGATAGTGAAATGGGGTCTCAGTAGTAACCGTACGTTAGTGCGTAATATCGCTAAGGTGCTGCTGGTCTATTTATTGTGCTTAGGTTCACTCAGTCTTATCACTTATATCTCCATTGGCAGTGAGTTAACTCAGCCAGTGGCACCTTATTCCCCTAAGTGAAGTAGTAGCTACAGCCATTAGTCGCTACCAAGCGATGATAGATTAATAAAAAGCTATCTAAATTATTAGATAAGGATTTGATTTGAAAATCATTTATACAGACTCATTAGTAGTTGGTGCCGGTTTAGCTGGCCTACGAGTTGCTATCGCCACCAAGGAGCGCGGCCTTGACACCTTAGTGTTATCGTTAATTCCCGCTAAGCGCTCACATTCAGCCGCCGCGCAAGGCGGCATGCAGGCCAGCCTTGGCAATACTGTCAAGGGCATGGGCGATAACGAAGACGTGCATTTTCACGATACCGTAAAGGGTTCTGACTGGGGCTGCGATCAAGACGTAGCTCGAATGTTTGCCCACTGCGCGCCTAAAGCCATTCGCGAATTAACTCACTGGGGCGTGCCTTGGTCACGGATTTCCGCCGGCCCACGCGAAGTGATCATGAACGCCCAAAAGGTCACACTGAATGAAGCGGAAGAAGCCCATGGCTTAATCAATGCCCGCGACTTTGGTGGCACCAAAAAATGGCGTACTTGTTATACCGCCGATGGCACAGGTCACTCATTACTGTACGCGGTAGATAACCAAGCAATTTCCATGGGCGTCCCAGTGCATGAGCGCATTGAAGCCTTATCGCTTATTCATGACGGCAAGCGCTGCCATGGCGTAATTGCCCGCTGCTTAATCACAGGTGAGCTGCGTGCCTATGTGGCCAAATCTACCACTATCGCCACTGGCGGTTATGGCAAGATTTATGAAATCTCCACCAACGCCACTATTTGTGAAGGCATAGGCCAAGCCTTAGCGCTCGATACCGGTGTTGCCACCTTAGGCAACATGGAGGCGGTGCAATTCCACCCTACTGCCATTGTGCCAGCAGGCATTTTAACCACTGAAGGTTGCCGCGGTGATGGCGGTATTTTGCGGGATAAAGACGGTTATCGCTTTATGCCTGAGTACGAGCCTGAAAAGAAAGAGCTTGCCTCACGGGACGTAGTATCACGGCGCATGACAGAACATATGCGTAAAGGCAAAGGCGTTGATAGCCCGTATGGCCCGCATTTATGGCTAGATATCACCTTGCTTGGCCGCGATCATATTGAAAATAACCTGCGTGAAGTAAAAGAGATTTGCGAGTACTTCTTAGGTATCGACCCTTGTAAAGACTGGATCCCAGTGCGCCCAACCCAGCATTATTCTATGGGCGGTGTGCGCACTAACGCCACCGGTGAAAGTCCGCAGCTAAAAGGCTTGTTTAGCGTTGGCGAAGCGGCTTGTTGGGACATGCACGGCTTTAACCGTTTAGGCGGTAATTCGGTGGCAGAAACTGTGGTGGGCGGCATGATTATCGGCAAATACGTGGCTGATTTTTGTGAGCAAAACCATTTAGAAATCGATACTAAGCTGATTGAACAGTTTGGCACTCAGCTGAAAAGCGAAATCGACCAACTGGTCGATGGCAATGGCGAAGAAAACCCATTCAAGATTAAGCATGAAATGCAGCGTATCATGATGAATTATGTGGGTATTTTCCGTAATGGCCCAGAGCTTGAAAAAGCTGTAACTGAGCTTAAAGCCTTATTAGTACGCGCTAAGAATCTTGGTCTCACCTGTAAAAAACGCCACGCCAACCCTGAACTGGTAGAAGCGCTGCGCGTCACTCGTATGCTACGCGTAGCCCTAACCGTTGCTTGCGGCGCAGCTGCCCGCACTGAAAGCCGCGGCGCCCATTCACGGGAAGATTATCCGCAGCGTAACGATAGAGATTGGCTCAACCGCACTTTGGCCACTTGGCCAGATGCCAACGCCTTAGAGCCAGTACTGCATTATGAAGCCTTAGATGTAATGAAAATGGAATTGCCACCTGGATATCGCGGTTATGGCAACGACAATACTATCCCTCATCCTGACACTGAAAAGCGCCAGCAAGCTATCAAAGAAGTGCTTGCAGACTTAGGTGACGATGCCGATAGATATGCCGTGCAACGGGCATTAATGCCTTTTGACTTGCCAAGCCATTTGCAAGCGCCGAACGAGCGCTTAACCGATACCTTAACCACAATTCCATCTCAACCGGCAGGAAATAACCCATTATGAGCCGTCAAATTAATATCAACATCTTCCGTTACGATCCGTTAGATAGCCAAGATAAGCCGAAGATGCAGCGTTATCAGATCACTGAAACGCCAGGCATGACAGTGTTCATCGCCTTAAATCAACTGCGCGAGCATCAAGACCCATCGCTGCAATTTGATTTTGTTTGCCGCGCCGGTATTTGTGGCAGCTGCGCTATGGTGATTAACGGTTTGCCGACACTGGCGTGTCGCACCTTAACCGCCAATTATCCTGATGGCGAAATCATCTTAATGCCACTGCCAGGCTTTGAATTGATTGGTGATTTATCGGTAAATACCGGTAAGTTTATGCGCGAAATCGCCGAGCGTTTGCAGCTGTGGCTGCATCCTAAGCCTGAAGATCAAGATATCCATAGATTGGAAGATCCTATGGCTCCAGAAGAAGCGGCGCGGATTTATGAGCTTGAGCGCTGCGTTGAATGTGGCGTGTGCGTATCTGCCTGCGCCACTAAGCAAATGCGCGATACCTTTGTCGGCGCCGTTGGCCTGATGAAAATCGCTCGCTTTGAAATGGATAGCCGCGATAGCCGCACCGCTGATGATTTCTACCATGTGATTGGTAATCAAGATGGCGTATTTGGTTGCATGACCTTGCTGGGCTGCCAAGATAACTGCCCGAAAGATTTACCGCACATGCAGCAAATTGCTTATCTGCGCCGCAAAATGGCCTCAACTATTCTTTAATGGCAGAGCTTAAGAGTCTTCACTCTTAATGCCGCTATTAACATTAATAAACACACTAAAGGTCACCCCTGACTTTTAGTGTGTTTTTATTTAAGCTGGTACTCGAAAGCTCCATTCCAGAGCCAAGTGTTACACTTAGGCGCCCTAGCATATCCCTAGCATAGCCCTCGCCAACAAGGCATAAAACCCCGCCAGCATAACTATCAAATGAGCTTATAAATTGGCCGCTAAATAAGTGTTCAAGCACTTAGCTAAATGCTATAAATCAAGCCGCAAAAATTAGCTAATTCAGCGTTAAGATTGATATTTTTGATGGCGATCACACCCAAAAACATGATCACAATCAAGAAACATTTCTATTACCTCTGATTAGGTATATCGCTGCGCTTTAGCAGGCATACACTTAACTCATTCTTTCTCGCAGCTTAATTATTAAGCGCTGAGATTGCCTATTTTCGAGGATTGCCAATGTCAGGCGAATACCATATTACCAGCTTAGTCGTGCACGCCAGTGTCAATGAACTGGCCGAATTACAACGACAAATCAGTGCGCTTGAAGGCGCTGAGTTGCATGCCACTTCCCCTGAGGGCAAGTTAATTGTGACGCTAGAGGCCAATCGGCAAGGGCTGATTTTAGATAATGTGGAAATCATCAACTCCCTGCCCGGCGTCCTGTCTAGCAGTTTGATATATCACCAGGTCGATAACCTGGAACAACCAAGTGAGATCACACCATGAGCATCAGTCGTCGCGAGTTTATAAAAGCCAATGCCGCCGTTGCCGCAGCTACCGCTGTCGGAGTGAGCCTGCCAATCCGTATGGTTGAGGCCGCCGAGCAAAACAATGACATCAGCTGGGATAAAGCCCCGTGCCGCTTTTGCGGTGTCGGTTGTAGCGTATTAGTGGGTACCCGTGAGGGTAAAGTTGTGGCCACCAAAGGTGACCCAGAAAGCCCAGTAAACCGCGGGCTGAACTGTATCAAAGGCTATTTCTTATCAAAAATCATGTATGGCAAGGACCGTTTAACGACGCCGTTACTGCGCATGAAAGATGGCCAATACCATAAAGAAGGTGAGTTTACGCCAGTGAGCTGGGATACCGCCTTTGATGTTATGGCACAAAACTGGAAGCACACCTTAGCCACTAAAGGCCCGACTGCCATTGGTATGTTTGGTTCAGGCCAATGGACGGTTTGGGAAGGCTATGCCGCCGCTAAACTGCACAAAGCAGGCTTTCGTACCAACAACATAGACCCCAATGCTCGTCACTGCATGGCATCGGCGGTAGTGGGCTTTATGCGTACCTTTGGTATGGATGAGCCTATGGGTTGTTATGACGACTTAGAAGCCGCTGACCACTTTGTATTGTGGGGCGCTAACATGGCCGAAATGCACCCAGTATTGTGGGCGCGTTTATCGGATCGCCGCCTGAGCAATCCTAATGGCAAGGTACATGTACTTTCAACCTTCACTAACCGCAGCTTTGACTTGGCCGATAACGCCATGGTGTTTAAGCCGCAATCTGACTTAGTGATCCTCAACTATATTGCCAACTACATCATAGTAAACGGCGCAGTTAACAAAGACTTCGTTAACAAGCACACTAAGTTTGCCTTAGGCGTCGATGATATTGGTTATGGCCTGCGCCCTGAGCATCCATTAGAGCAAAAAGCCAAAAATCCAGGCGATGGTGGCTCAAGTGCCATCAGCTTTGCTGAATACGCTGAATTCTTAAAGCCATACACGGCCGATTACGCCTCACAAATGAGTGGCGTACCGATTGAACAGTTAGAGCAAATGGCTCAAGCCTATGCTGACCCAAGCATTAAGATCATGAGTCTGTGGACCATGGGGATTAACCAGCATACTCGCGGCGTATGGGCTAACAACATGTTGTATAACATACACTTGTTGACCGGCAAGATTGCCACCCCAGGTAACAGCCCATTCTCACTGACAGGTCAACCATCCGCTTGCGGTACTGCCCGTGAAGTAGGTACCTTTGCTCACCGCCTGCCAGCTGACATGGTTGTGACCAACGACAAGCACAGAGAAATTTGTGAGAAAGCCTGGCAAGTGCCAAGCGGCACTATTCCTGCTAAACCTGGATATCATGCCGTACTGCAAAGCCGTATGCTCAAAGACGGTAAGCTTAATTGTTACTGGACCATGTGTACCAATAACATGCAGGCTGGCCCGAACATTAACGATGAAATTTACCCAGGTTTCCGTAACCCAGAAAACTTTATCGTAGTGTCAGATCCATACCCAACCATTACCGCTATGAGTGCTGACTTGATTCTGCCAACCGCTATGTGGGTTGAGAAAGAAGGCGCCTACGGTAACGCTGAGCGTCGCACTCATATGTGGCACCAGCAAGTTAATGCCCCAACTGGCGCTAAGTCAGACTTGTGGCAATTAATGGAATTTTCCAAGCGCTTTACTGTGGCTGAAGTGTGGCCAGCTGAACTGATTGCTAAGCAGCCAGAACTTGCCACTAAGACTCTGTATGACATCATCTTCAAAAACGGCGTGATTGATAAATTCCCACAAAGTGATTGCAAGTCAAAGCTTAACGATGAAAGTGACTACTTTGGCTACTACGTTCAAAAAGGCTTATTCGAAGAATATGCTGCCTTTGGCCGTGGCCATGGCCATGATTTAGCGAACTTTGACGCTTACCACGAAAGCCGCGGGATGCGCTGGCCAGTGGTTAACGGTAAAGAGACTCTGCGCCGTTATGTCGAAGGTTCAGATCCCTATGTTAAACCAGGTGAAGGCTTTAACTTCTACGGTAAGCCAGATGGTAAAGCAGTGATTTTCGCCCTGCCATATGAGCCTGCTGCTGAAGAGCCAAACAGTGAATACAACTTGTGGATGAGTACTGGCCGCGTACTTGAACATTGGCACACAGGTTCAATGACGGCCCGCGTCCCTGAACTGCACCGCGCTTACCCTGACGCCCAAATCTTTATGCACCCACAAGATGCTAAAGATCGCGGTCTGCAGCGCGGCGATGAAGTAATGGTGGCCTCGCCTCGCGGTGAAGTGCGTACCCGCGTTGAGACCAAAGGCCGTAACAAGCCACCACAAGGCGTAGTCTTCATGCCGTTCTTTGATGCGCGTCAGTTAGTCAACAAGTTAATCCTTGATGCCACCGACCCGTTATCAAAAGAAACCGACTATAAAAAGTGCCCGGTAAAAGTCACTAAAATCACTGCGTAATCTCAGTGTAAAATCAGCGCAATCACAAGATAAGAGGCCTTGATTGGCCTCTTAAACGCAAACCCGACGAGAATCTTGATGTCTAAAGCCAAACTCACCCCGACCCAAGTTAACCGCCGCCAATTTTTGGCGTCTGCGGCTAAAACGGGTTGCGTGGTCGCTTTAGCCGGTAGCGGAATCACTAGCCTTGCGCTATCAAGCCCGTTAGCGGCGCAAGCACTGCGCCCACCAGGGGCTGGCACGGAAGCCGATTTTTTATCGGCCTGCGTGCGCTGCGGCTTATGTGTAGAGGCTTGCCCTTACGATACCTTGCATCTTGCTCGCTGGTTTGATGGCGCTGCCACTGGCACGCCTTGGTTTGCGGCGCGCAGCGTGCCATGCGAAATGTGTGAAGATATTCCTTGCGTTAAAGCTTGCCCATCGAAGGCGCTTGACCCAACTCTGACCGATATCACTGCGGCAAAAATGGGGACAGCGGTATTAATCGATGAAGTTAATTGCCTTAACTTTAGGGGATTAAGATGCGATGTCTGTTATCGCGTCTGCCCACTCATAGATGAAGCGATAGTGCTCATCAAGCAGCATAATGCGCGCAGTGGTCACCATGCTGAGTTTATTCCCACAGTGAACCCTGAATTGTGTACAGGTTGCGGTAAGTGCGAGCATGCGTGCGTCCTCAGCACGCCTGCCATCAAGGTATTACCTACGGCGTTAGCCACAGGTAAGGCTGATGATCACGACACTTACCAAGACACTGAAAGCACAACCTTAGACATGCTAAATCAGGGGTTTAAACCATGAGTCAGCCACAAGTAAGCGCTAAGCCACGTTGGCCAAAATGGCTAATACTGCGCAGGCTCAGTCAGCTCATAGTGTTTAGCACTTTCGCCATTGGCCCTTGGTGCGGTTGGTGGCTGATTAAAGGTAACTTATCGGCCAGTATGATTTTAGATACTGTGCCATTGAGCGATCCTTTAGTGAGCCTGCAAACCTTAATGGCAGGTCACTGGGCCCCAAGCTTATTGCTAGGCGCTGGCATTATTGCAGGCTTTTATGGGGTGTTAGGCGGACGCAGCTTTTGCAGTTGGGTGTGCCCAGTGAATCTAGTCACTGATTTAGCAGCCTATTTACGATTGCGCTGGCGCTTACCTAAAACCACTAAGCTTGATCGCCGCCTTAAGTATTACCTCTTAGCTTTGGTATTAGGCTTACCTTTGCTGACTGGGGTGCTGGCGTGGGAGTGGCTCAATCCAGTGCCTTTGCTATATCGCGCGTTATTGTTCGGCGGTGTTAGCAGCTTATGGTTATTGGCACTGATATTTATGGTTGATTTATTTATCAGTGAGCGCGCTTGGTGTGGCCATTTATGTCCAACTGGCGCCCTTTATAGTCTGCTTGGCAAACTCAGTGTAGTGCGTATGGCAAGCAAGCCCAAAGCGTGCGACATGTGCATGGATTGCTTTGATGTGTGCCCTGAGCCGCAGGTATTAAAACCGGCCCTAAAAGGCGAAACCATTAAGATCACTAGCAGTGATTGCAGCTTATGTGGACGCTGCATCGATGTGTGTCACCAGCAAGTATTTCATTATCGACTTCAGTGCAACACGCCCAACAATGGCAAAGCGCTGACGTCAAACCAAGTTAACACAACAGCCGAAAAGGCGGAGATTACACCATGAAAAAACTCATTACCTTGGCACTTTTCGCCTTAAGCTTAACCGCCTGTTCAGGACAAGAAAAACTCGCTACTGGTGAGCCGGTGAAAGTCACATCCCTTGGTGGCGATAGTCGCATTGAAGATGTGCGCCCAGCCGATGCCATGCCTGAGTATCCAAGCCGCGGCAAATCATTAGCGCGCGATTATCAAGAGCAGCCGCCATTAATTCCGCATAAAGCCGATTACAGCATTACCATAGATAAAAATAGCTGCATGAATTGTCATAGCTGGGATAAAGCGACTCGCATGAAGGCAACGCCAGTTGCTAAGTCACATGTGATTGATGATAAAGGTACTTTAAATGGTCAGAACTACTTCTGTACCCAGTGCCACGTGCCGCAAGCCGATAATAAGCAAGCCATAGTGGAAAACAGCTTTAACCACTAAGCTATATTCATCACTAAGCCACATTAAGCGCCGAGCTTAGGTGGCTATAGCGTTAATCAACAACCACCCTTGGGTGGTTGTTTTTTATGGCAAAAAAAACTTAAAAAAAAGCCTCAGAACAAGTCTGAGGCGAAAAAAGGTTTTTATACCAAATATGCAATGTAACCAAATAAACGACGATCAAGAATGAGCTATTCACTCTCTGTAGCAAGTTTGTCAGCGTCCTCAACAGGATCCTCTGACACTTGAACCGAGGGTAAGGAAACCGCGCTGATATCCACCACTGACGACCATAGAGCGCTAACCCATAAACCTTCAAATGTTGGCATTGCCATTTCCTTGTTCAATCAAGATGGGGCTAGAATACGCAACCGCGCGCAATAGGTAAAATGAATTAATACCATAGATATGATAACCATTTGGAATGCACGGTACCTATCACTTAGCCGCTGATACTGGTCAATAGCCAGTGTTCAGCGTATGGTGTCAATAAAACCTAAGGCGGTACGCAATGAAGAAAAATAAACATGATGCGCAGCTATTTAAAACGGCAATTAAGATAGGTTTAGCCTATGCCTTAAAACGCGGTTACTCCCTTCCCGAAATCCCGCTGAGTGACCCACAGAAAGCCGAAATCATCTATCGCCTATTAGTGCAAGATAAGCTCATTATCGCCCTCCCCCAAGACAAAGAAGACGGTCCACAAATTAAGCACAGATTGGTAGTGTGGATAAGTAAACAGTTGCCGCCTGAACACCCATTATTGAATTGAGCCAAATCACACTTTGCGGCAATAGTGCAGAAATTCAGCAAGCGCCAGCGTAAACTGCATGCTCTGATTATTTTGGATTCCATTTTGGCATGAATGTTCCTCTTAAGAGTTTGCGCTGTTTTTTAACCTTAGCTGAGATGGGCAACTATACCCGCGCCGCAGAGAAGCTTTTCCTTACCCAACCTACCTTAACTAAGCTTATTCAACGCTTAGAAGAGAGTCTAGGGGAGCCGCTGCTGGTTCGTAACAACCAAAGGGTAGCCCTGACCCCTGCGGGCGTATTATTGGTCGATAGCGCCACTCAGATGCTTGGTCAATGGCATCGTCTACAAGAAGAGTTAACTAACCGCCGCGGACTCAAGTCAGGACAATTACGTTTAGGCATATGCCCTATGATGAGTTCGCTCACCATTGACTTGCTGACGGAATTTAGACGCCGCTATCCGGCCATTCAGTTAGAAATGTCTGAATACGGCGGTTACGGCTGCGAGCAAGCTTTGCTCAAAGACGCGCTCGATATTGCCTTTACCGCACTGCCGACCAGCCATGATGAGTTTTTAAGTCAACCGCTTAAAGAATATCCTTTACTCGCCTGTAT is from Shewanella sp. SNU WT4 and encodes:
- the aspA gene encoding aspartate ammonia-lyase yields the protein MKDTNSVRLEEDLLGTKEVSNQCYYGIHTLRAIENFKLSHQKISDVPELVRGMVITKKAAAMANSELGAISQEVADKIIAACDLILTTGKFIDQFPVDVYQGGAGTSVNMNTNEVVANVALELMGLEKGRYDVINPNDHVNKSQSTNDAYPTGFRIAVINSTDLLLETLSDLIDAFDAKAKEFKIVLKMGRTQLQDAVPMTLGQEFHAFAVTLREEIKSIKLCQGLLLEVNLGATAIGTGLNTPLGYSSLAIQRLAEITGRAYVPADDLIEATSDCGAYVMLHSAIKRMAVKMSKICNDLRLLSSGPRTGLKEINLPELQAGSSIMPAKVNPVIPEVVNQVAFKIVGNDITITMAAEAGQLQLNVMEPVIGQAMFESLSLLGNACVSLREKCVSGITANPEICMSHVMNSIGIVTYLNPILGHHEGDIIGKICAQTGKNVREVVLERGLLTAEELDEILSVENLMNPKYQAKRKLSKA
- a CDS encoding anaerobic C4-dicarboxylate transporter, with product MIILELVVLFGAIFLGARMGSMGIGFAGGVGVLILTMGLGLTPGSIPIDVILIIMAVITAIAAMQVSGGMDYLVAQAEKLLRRHPKQITFLAPVVTYFMTLFAGTGHTAFSTLPVIAEVAKEQGIRPSRPLSIAVVASQIAITASPISAAVVFFSGILDPLGVDYLVLLAICIPSTFIACMVGAVVANLMGKELADDPIYQDRLAKGLVKIRGKTKVEIQPCAKRSVLIFLVAIATVMAYATAISDMVGLISNPVLPRDSAIMVIMLTAAAAITIFCRVDAGEISNAATFKSGMSACVCVLGVAWLGDTFVSNHINEIKELSGSLLETQPWMLSVALFFASMLLYSQGATTKALMPAALAIGVSPLTAIASFAAVSALFVLPTYPTLLAAVEMDDTGSTRIGKAVFNHPFLIPGVITIATSVALGFVFGGMML
- a CDS encoding fumarate reductase cytochrome b subunit, with product MSTKNRVPTAINGGPFGQAWSAKADGLQSLTGIILGAFLLVHMHFEASILLGKDAFYHVVQLLEGGMFTESGHGIPVVTQIFSVVILAIVLIHAAFALRRFPVQIGQWRALRGFMVNIKHGDTRIWFWQMVTGFLLFFLVSVHLGTMILNPEIGPHLSAERVYHDNAWLLYVLLLPIVLIHGLFGLYRVIVKWGLSSNRTLVRNIAKVLLVYLLCLGSLSLITYISIGSELTQPVAPYSPK
- a CDS encoding fumarate reductase flavoprotein subunit, which codes for MKIIYTDSLVVGAGLAGLRVAIATKERGLDTLVLSLIPAKRSHSAAAQGGMQASLGNTVKGMGDNEDVHFHDTVKGSDWGCDQDVARMFAHCAPKAIRELTHWGVPWSRISAGPREVIMNAQKVTLNEAEEAHGLINARDFGGTKKWRTCYTADGTGHSLLYAVDNQAISMGVPVHERIEALSLIHDGKRCHGVIARCLITGELRAYVAKSTTIATGGYGKIYEISTNATICEGIGQALALDTGVATLGNMEAVQFHPTAIVPAGILTTEGCRGDGGILRDKDGYRFMPEYEPEKKELASRDVVSRRMTEHMRKGKGVDSPYGPHLWLDITLLGRDHIENNLREVKEICEYFLGIDPCKDWIPVRPTQHYSMGGVRTNATGESPQLKGLFSVGEAACWDMHGFNRLGGNSVAETVVGGMIIGKYVADFCEQNHLEIDTKLIEQFGTQLKSEIDQLVDGNGEENPFKIKHEMQRIMMNYVGIFRNGPELEKAVTELKALLVRAKNLGLTCKKRHANPELVEALRVTRMLRVALTVACGAAARTESRGAHSREDYPQRNDRDWLNRTLATWPDANALEPVLHYEALDVMKMELPPGYRGYGNDNTIPHPDTEKRQQAIKEVLADLGDDADRYAVQRALMPFDLPSHLQAPNERLTDTLTTIPSQPAGNNPL
- a CDS encoding fumarate reductase iron-sulfur subunit, which codes for MSRQININIFRYDPLDSQDKPKMQRYQITETPGMTVFIALNQLREHQDPSLQFDFVCRAGICGSCAMVINGLPTLACRTLTANYPDGEIILMPLPGFELIGDLSVNTGKFMREIAERLQLWLHPKPEDQDIHRLEDPMAPEEAARIYELERCVECGVCVSACATKQMRDTFVGAVGLMKIARFEMDSRDSRTADDFYHVIGNQDGVFGCMTLLGCQDNCPKDLPHMQQIAYLRRKMASTIL
- a CDS encoding chaperone NapD yields the protein MSGEYHITSLVVHASVNELAELQRQISALEGAELHATSPEGKLIVTLEANRQGLILDNVEIINSLPGVLSSSLIYHQVDNLEQPSEITP